In one window of Pelosinus sp. IPA-1 DNA:
- a CDS encoding HlyD family type I secretion periplasmic adaptor subunit: MFKKIIGYIKNNKVIDTLPEKIKHFYEKVKIRNIEKYQSKEAEFLPAALEIVESPPSYGSRTVLWTFFSLAIIGLLWVVFGSVDEVAIAPGKVIPNGYVRVLQAEDKGIIKNIYVVEGQKVNKGDLLLELDTTYSAADLAKLKKETDNAKLEVERLTAEKENRKFRPQNVAGASEEDMLAQTGLYNSRNFEYQTKIEEARQMVQQYEQNLRSARTEKEKQTKLYQLAEEKERKLEQLVNENAISKFTLIDQQSKRAEAEDNLKEQESVILAQQALLLKSQASLGRVIAERNLDVDTQLVNAKQKLYYCNEELKKAEVKSRLSKIVAPDDGYVSNLSVHTIGGIVTPAQVLLEVVPNMVNLEVEAWVANKDIGFIQEGQTAELKVETFSFQKYGTVPAIIENVSQNAVEDSEKGRVYRVLLQMDRDYVVVNNREVRLNSGMTVSAEIKIRQKKIYEFFLEPFKKYQSESLRER; this comes from the coding sequence ATGTTTAAGAAAATAATCGGGTATATAAAAAATAATAAAGTGATTGATACTCTTCCAGAGAAAATAAAACATTTCTATGAGAAAGTGAAAATAAGAAACATAGAAAAATATCAAAGTAAGGAAGCGGAATTTTTACCAGCGGCTTTAGAAATTGTAGAATCTCCGCCATCCTATGGCAGTCGAACTGTACTATGGACATTCTTCAGCTTAGCAATCATTGGATTGCTCTGGGTAGTATTTGGTAGTGTCGATGAAGTAGCCATAGCACCGGGAAAAGTAATCCCAAATGGTTATGTTCGAGTGCTTCAAGCTGAGGATAAGGGAATTATTAAGAACATTTACGTTGTAGAAGGTCAAAAAGTGAATAAAGGCGATTTATTATTAGAATTAGATACGACATATTCTGCGGCGGATCTTGCTAAACTGAAAAAAGAGACCGATAACGCTAAACTGGAAGTGGAGCGTTTAACCGCCGAAAAAGAAAACCGAAAATTTCGGCCGCAAAACGTAGCTGGAGCAAGTGAAGAAGATATGTTAGCCCAAACTGGACTTTATAATAGCCGTAATTTTGAATATCAGACAAAAATTGAAGAAGCACGGCAAATGGTGCAGCAATATGAACAAAATTTGCGTAGTGCTCGTACCGAGAAAGAAAAACAAACAAAGTTATATCAGCTTGCAGAAGAGAAAGAAAGAAAACTAGAACAATTAGTAAATGAAAATGCCATATCGAAATTCACCTTGATTGATCAGCAAAGTAAAAGGGCGGAAGCTGAGGACAATTTGAAAGAACAAGAATCGGTAATTTTGGCACAACAAGCCTTGCTGCTAAAAAGTCAAGCATCTTTAGGTCGGGTTATAGCTGAACGTAACTTGGACGTGGATACACAATTAGTGAATGCGAAGCAGAAACTCTACTATTGCAATGAAGAGTTAAAAAAGGCAGAAGTTAAGAGTCGTTTATCAAAGATTGTAGCACCAGATGATGGTTATGTAAGTAATTTATCAGTGCATACAATTGGTGGCATTGTAACACCGGCTCAAGTACTGTTAGAGGTAGTGCCTAATATGGTAAATCTAGAAGTTGAGGCTTGGGTAGCAAATAAAGATATCGGTTTTATACAAGAAGGACAGACTGCCGAACTTAAGGTAGAGACGTTTAGTTTTCAGAAATATGGTACTGTGCCCGCTATTATTGAAAATGTGAGTCAGAACGCAGTTGAAGATAGTGAAAAGGGTCGTGTATATAGAGTATTATTACAAATGGATAGGGATTATGTCGTTGTAAACAATCGTGAAGTACGTTTGAATAGTGGCATGACGGTCAGCGCTGAAATTAAAATTAGGCAAAAGAAAATATATGAATTTTTCCTAGAACCATTTAAAAAGTACCAAAGCGAATCTTTGAGAGAGAGATAA
- a CDS encoding type I secretion system permease/ATPase, with protein MEKRKSTYASTAKTCLAVVAKGFGIPIDEEALSNKYGITEELADPKDLIKAAKKIQLKAKMLKPGKMGLSVLPIPAIAIQNDGTYVVIGENNSKKILLFDPEHGHSIVIPLEDFLSKWTGEVIVFKRSFNLKDISRQFNLTWFIPVVVRYKRYFLEILGAAFLFQLFGLVAPLCTQVIIDKVIVNKGYITLNVLLVGMVFVVLFQTVMNLIRTYLFTHTTNKIDVILGNRMFRHLMNLPIQFFETRRVGDTLMRVSALNNIREFLTGTAVTVLIDLCFSIVFFAVMFYYSAPLTLIAIAAIPLQLLTNILGTPIFQRRLQDSWNASAENNAFLVEAITGIHTVKSLAVEPQFKYRWERMVARSVSTNLDKAQLSVVLNNGGSFIQKLFSYLIIWFGGFMVIDGSVTIGQFIAFQMMANQAGAPLLRLVGMWQSFQQTKLAVTRIGDILNAVPEPTCSPDAIRLPEIKGEIKLENITFRYYIESDEVLRQVNLHVKPGMKVGIVGRSGSGKSTLTKIIQRLYTPEVGRVLIDNVDIGQADPAWLRQQIGVVLQDNYLFNGSVRENIALARQGVSMKEINDAARLAGAHEFILDLPEGYDTLVGERGATLSGGQRQRIAIARALISDPKIVIFDEATSALDYQSEKIIMGNIDQIAAGRTMFIIAHRLANVKDCDLILVMERGKIIEQGTHDELTSLRGMYYNLYQQQGDSHV; from the coding sequence ATGGAAAAGAGAAAGTCAACCTATGCAAGCACTGCGAAAACCTGTTTAGCAGTAGTAGCAAAAGGATTTGGGATACCAATCGATGAGGAAGCTTTATCAAATAAATATGGAATTACTGAAGAGCTAGCCGATCCGAAAGATTTAATAAAAGCTGCAAAAAAGATTCAACTTAAGGCCAAAATGTTAAAACCAGGGAAAATGGGACTATCTGTGCTTCCTATTCCTGCAATAGCGATTCAAAATGATGGGACTTATGTAGTTATTGGAGAAAACAATTCTAAAAAAATACTACTATTTGATCCTGAGCACGGACATTCCATTGTAATCCCATTAGAAGATTTTCTGAGTAAGTGGACTGGAGAAGTTATCGTTTTTAAACGGTCTTTTAATTTAAAAGACATTAGTAGGCAATTCAATTTGACATGGTTTATACCTGTTGTAGTTCGCTATAAAAGATATTTCCTAGAAATTTTAGGAGCAGCATTTCTTTTTCAGCTTTTTGGCTTGGTAGCACCTTTATGTACGCAAGTGATTATTGATAAAGTAATTGTAAATAAAGGGTATATCACCTTAAATGTACTTTTAGTAGGAATGGTATTCGTAGTTTTATTTCAAACAGTAATGAATTTGATAAGAACCTATCTATTTACCCATACCACAAATAAAATTGATGTAATCTTAGGCAATAGAATGTTTCGCCACTTGATGAACCTACCAATACAATTCTTTGAAACAAGGCGAGTCGGAGATACTCTTATGAGAGTATCCGCTTTAAATAATATTCGTGAATTTTTAACAGGTACTGCAGTAACTGTGTTGATTGACCTATGTTTTTCTATAGTATTTTTTGCTGTAATGTTTTACTATAGTGCACCTTTGACTTTAATTGCTATTGCTGCAATACCCCTTCAATTGCTAACCAATATTCTCGGCACGCCTATTTTTCAAAGAAGGCTGCAAGATTCTTGGAATGCTAGTGCAGAGAACAATGCTTTTCTTGTAGAGGCAATAACAGGTATTCATACCGTAAAGTCTTTGGCAGTAGAACCACAGTTTAAGTATCGATGGGAAAGAATGGTGGCAAGAAGTGTTAGTACCAATTTGGACAAAGCGCAGCTCAGCGTTGTCTTAAATAATGGAGGAAGCTTTATACAGAAGTTATTTAGCTACCTAATTATTTGGTTTGGTGGTTTTATGGTGATTGATGGATCGGTAACAATCGGTCAATTTATCGCTTTTCAGATGATGGCAAATCAGGCTGGTGCACCTTTATTACGCTTGGTTGGGATGTGGCAATCCTTTCAACAAACAAAGTTGGCTGTTACAAGAATCGGAGATATATTAAATGCAGTACCAGAACCAACATGTTCGCCAGATGCCATTCGATTGCCAGAAATAAAGGGAGAAATAAAGCTTGAAAATATAACTTTTAGGTATTATATCGAGAGTGACGAGGTTTTGCGTCAAGTTAATTTACACGTAAAGCCAGGCATGAAAGTAGGTATAGTAGGACGATCGGGTTCAGGAAAAAGTACCTTAACCAAAATTATTCAACGTTTATACACGCCTGAAGTTGGCAGAGTTTTAATTGATAATGTGGATATAGGGCAAGCTGATCCAGCTTGGTTAAGGCAGCAAATTGGTGTAGTGTTACAAGATAACTACCTGTTTAATGGCAGTGTGCGGGAAAATATTGCTCTTGCCCGCCAAGGTGTAAGTATGAAAGAAATCAATGATGCGGCTAGACTTGCCGGTGCTCATGAGTTTATTCTCGATCTTCCAGAAGGATATGATACTCTTGTAGGGGAACGCGGTGCCACTTTATCTGGTGGTCAGCGCCAGCGGATTGCCATTGCCCGGGCACTGATTTCCGATCCGAAAATTGTTATATTTGATGAAGCGACAAGTGCATTAGATTATCAGTCTGAAAAGATAATCATGGGAAATATTGATCAGATTGCTGCTGGGCGTACTATGTTTATCATTGCTCACCGTCTGGCAAATGTTAAAGATTGCGACCTAATCCTTGTTATGGAACGTGGTAAAATCATAGAACAAGGGACACATGATGAACTGACAAGTCTTAGAGGCATGTATTATAATCTCTATCAACAGCAAGGAGACAGCCATGTTTAA